One genomic window of Kaistia geumhonensis includes the following:
- the pstB gene encoding phosphate ABC transporter ATP-binding protein PstB: MTVSTLQNTLPEKISIKNLKFFYGDNLALKSINLPLYEKKVTAFIGPSGCGKSTLLRVLNRMYDLYPKQRAEGEVLFDGGNILAPGQDLNLLRARIGMVFQKPTPFPMSIYDNIAFGVRLYENLSRSEMDERVEAALTRGALWNEVKDKLSSSGLSLSGGQQQRLCIARSIAVRPEVVLFDEPCSALDPISTSKIEELIDELTADYTIAIVTHNMQQAARVSDYTAFMYLGELIEFDETSKIFTAPGDKRTQDYITGRFG, translated from the coding sequence ATGACCGTGTCCACGCTCCAGAACACGCTGCCCGAGAAGATCTCGATCAAGAACCTGAAGTTCTTCTACGGCGACAACCTCGCGCTGAAGTCGATCAACCTGCCGCTCTACGAGAAGAAGGTCACCGCCTTCATCGGCCCGTCGGGCTGCGGCAAGTCCACGCTGCTGCGCGTCCTGAACCGCATGTACGACCTCTATCCGAAGCAGCGCGCCGAGGGCGAGGTTCTGTTCGACGGCGGCAACATCCTCGCCCCGGGCCAGGATCTCAACCTGCTGCGCGCCCGCATCGGCATGGTCTTCCAGAAGCCGACGCCGTTCCCGATGTCGATCTACGACAACATCGCCTTCGGCGTCCGCCTCTACGAGAATCTGTCGCGCTCCGAGATGGACGAGCGCGTCGAGGCGGCGCTGACGCGCGGAGCCCTCTGGAACGAGGTCAAGGACAAGCTCTCCTCGAGCGGCCTCAGCCTCTCGGGCGGCCAGCAGCAGCGCCTCTGCATCGCCCGCTCGATCGCGGTGCGGCCCGAGGTCGTGCTGTTCGACGAGCCCTGCTCGGCGCTCGACCCGATCTCGACCTCGAAGATCGAGGAACTGATCGACGAGCTGACCGCCGACTACACGATCGCCATCGTGACGCACAACATGCAGCAGGCGGCGCGCGTCTCCGACTACACCGCGTTCATGTATCTCGGCGAGTTGATCGAATTCGACGAGACGTCGAAGATCTTCACGGCCCCGGGCGACAAGCGCACCCAGGACTACATCACCGGACGCTTCGGCTGA
- the phoB gene encoding phosphate regulon transcriptional regulator PhoB: MTPRVMIVEDEEALALLLRYNLEAEGYSVEAVPRGDDAETRLKETTPDLLLLDWMLPGISGIELCRRLRARETTRTLPIIMLTARGEEQERIRGLATGADDYVVKPFSVPELMARVRAILRRSRPEVIASLLRAGDIELDRETHRVRRSGRELRLGPTEFRLLEFLMKSPGRVFSREQLLDGVWGRDVYVDERTVDVHIGRLRKAVNRGRVKDPIRTVRGSGYAFDDQFAGAAN, encoded by the coding sequence ATGACCCCCCGCGTGATGATCGTGGAGGACGAGGAAGCGCTCGCCCTCCTGCTCCGCTACAATCTCGAGGCCGAGGGCTACAGCGTCGAGGCCGTGCCGCGCGGCGACGACGCCGAGACGCGGCTCAAGGAGACGACGCCTGATCTCCTGCTGCTCGACTGGATGCTGCCCGGCATTTCGGGCATCGAGCTCTGCCGCCGCCTGCGCGCACGCGAGACGACCCGCACGCTGCCGATCATCATGCTCACCGCCCGCGGCGAGGAGCAGGAGCGGATCCGCGGCCTTGCGACCGGGGCCGACGACTATGTCGTTAAGCCGTTCTCGGTGCCTGAACTCATGGCCCGCGTGCGCGCCATCCTGCGCCGTTCGCGGCCGGAGGTGATCGCCTCGCTGCTTCGGGCCGGCGACATCGAGCTCGACCGCGAGACGCACCGCGTCCGCCGCTCGGGCCGCGAATTGCGGCTCGGTCCGACGGAATTCCGGCTGCTCGAGTTCCTCATGAAGAGCCCCGGCCGCGTCTTCTCGCGCGAGCAATTGCTCGACGGCGTCTGGGGCCGCGACGTCTATGTCGACGAGCGCACGGTCGACGTGCATATCGGCCGGCTGCGCAAGGCGGTCAATCGCGGCCGCGTCAAGGATCCGATCCGCACGGTGCGCGGCTCCGGCTATGCCTTCGACGACCAGTTTGCCGGTGCCGCAAACTGA
- the phoU gene encoding phosphate signaling complex protein PhoU: MSEHIVSRYDDELKDVQRRIAEMGGMAERLVDLSVRALTRLDVTMANAVIADDRRLDQVQRETEELAIMIIARRQPMALDLREVIGAMRISNDLERIGDLAKNIAKRVLALDGQFQSKRFITGVEHMAELSLAQLKDVLDAYASRDVNQAFEVWRRDADIDSMYTSLFRELLTYMMEDPRNISLCTHLLFCAKNIERIGDHATNIAETVHYVVTGESLTQDRPKQDESSVTKVSYDAA; the protein is encoded by the coding sequence ATGTCGGAACACATCGTTTCCCGCTACGACGACGAACTCAAGGACGTGCAGCGCCGCATCGCGGAGATGGGCGGCATGGCCGAGCGGCTGGTCGATCTCTCCGTGCGGGCGCTGACGCGGCTGGACGTGACGATGGCCAACGCGGTCATCGCCGACGATCGCCGCCTCGACCAGGTGCAGCGCGAGACGGAAGAGCTGGCGATCATGATCATCGCCCGCCGCCAGCCGATGGCGCTCGACCTGCGCGAGGTGATCGGCGCCATGCGCATCTCGAACGACCTCGAGCGCATCGGCGATCTGGCCAAGAACATCGCCAAGCGCGTCCTCGCGCTCGACGGGCAGTTCCAGTCGAAGCGCTTCATCACCGGCGTCGAGCACATGGCCGAGCTGTCGCTCGCCCAGCTCAAGGACGTCCTCGACGCCTATGCCTCGCGCGACGTCAACCAGGCCTTCGAGGTCTGGCGCCGCGACGCCGACATCGACAGCATGTACACCTCGCTGTTCCGCGAACTCCTCACCTACATGATGGAGGATCCGCGCAACATTTCGCTGTGCACGCATCTGCTCTTCTGCGCCAAGAACATCGAGCGCATCGGCGACCACGCGACCAACATCGCCGAGACCGTGCACTATGTGGTGACCGGCGAGTCGCTGACGCAGGACCGGCCGAAGCAGGACGAATCGAGCGTGACCAAGGTCTCCTACGACGCCGCCTGA